The Vigna unguiculata cultivar IT97K-499-35 chromosome 11, ASM411807v1, whole genome shotgun sequence genomic sequence TTACAATAGGGTAGGATAAAGCAATATGAAAGTAATTTGGCAAGTCATATAAGGCTAATAAAAAGTATGGAATCACCAACTTGATTAAACATTTGAATGGTTGATATATGAACCCAAATTGGATGTTGATAAGAAACAAAGGGCATTAAGTATTGAAAGGACTTGAGGTTGACTCTAATGCCATGAATTTGAAACTTGTTGAATTCAACAAAGTGAAaagaacaaattttaattaggtTGATACTTGaaagtttttcaaaatcttGATCTAATTCATTCAACTAAATCCAACTCGCTTAACAATGGGTTGGGTTGATTTAATTCTACGCAACCGAACCCGTGAACACCTCTAAGGAGAACCATTGAGTTGAAACAGAGAGCACAAAtgctttatttatattgagaaaaaagaatcaaCACAATAAATAGACAAGTTTTGATAGTttctaataataacaaaatatgatatgggaataaataaaatagttcataataatacaactacaatatagatattttttattatatacacAATCAACTccttatttctatatttataacGATGTTTCTGATTATATAGATTTAACTCCtcatttctataattataataaaaacattgaGAAGCTAAATTAGTGGACTAAAGCGTCTATGCAATCATCAATAATGGGAGGTGATATTTATACATCATCGCAAGCCAACCAATATATAAGCTCAATCTCTTCAAATCAAAGTCCAGTAGTCTTTATCTAGCGCAATGGGACCTTAGACATACAAAACCAATGTGACACATGTTCCCAATAACACCGAACTTAGTTGACACACTTTCTGCGAATCTGACTTCTATTTAAACAATTATCagattttctttgttttaaacTCTCTTAAGATATAACTTGAACAGAGAACTTCTCACATACCTCCATCAGGTAACAGCTCCTCCCCAGGCTGGTGACCTTTGCTGCGCATATGACTGATATCTATGATATCAGGAACATCGATATACACATCTGAAACAAGAAAACTGCTTAACAAATTATATAGATCATGGTAGTTGAATCGTGAATCGTACTATTCATAAACATTTTATACACAGTAAAAGAATGCAGtttatacttaaatatataagatatataaatatgtaaatagaaaattaataacaaaacaatctCATAATCAAATAGAGTGGTTGTATCTATGTGTATCTACCATAGAGTTTCACAATTTCAGCAACATGGCCTTCAAAAAACAATGTGGTTGCTGCATAAGATTCCTTCAACTATAGTTATATGCTACTAAACAAATTATGCATTATAGCCATCCAAAAAACAAGTGTTTGCTCCTTGTATCCTAAAGAACCTCAAAAAAATTCTATTCTAATCATTCATAGTTCATCCTCATCGTCTCTAAGATTTACCACCATGTGACCACTGTACTACAAACGCAGAAGCTCAAACCCATTGAACAAACGAATAGAGACATGTACGAGATGACATGCAACCACCACCGCAACAGCGCGCAACCAACACTGCACCATTGTGCGACCACCGCAACAAACAAAGATGATGTGATCACGAGAGGCAAGGAGGAGAGCGTGTTTTCGAGCACACTAACGTTAATAAGTTTCAATGTGCGAAAAATAAAAGGgggaaaaattagggtttcaattTGGGGGTAAATCTGTAGAGGGCAGAACTAAGATTTCAAATCGGGGTAAATTTGTATCGTGAATCGAATCATGATTCGCACGATTTGGACTTGTATCATATGATACGAGTACGATACGGGAGTAAAAACGATACAACTCACGATTCGTATCACCAGGGATCTGAATCGTTTCGTATCGTGAATCATACTATACTTACTACACTGATATAgatcataaaaataaagatcTTAAAAAACTAATACTCTTTTAATGTACAGAACCATATCAAGACAAAACATACCAAGCTTTTTGGGCACCCATCCTGCCTCCATAACAAATCTTCGCATATGTAACACCAGGTAATCAGGAAATGAGGTCAGACCTGCAGTCCTGCGGAATAAATCTTGTTTCAACAGAAAGATTATTTGCAAATGCTCTAACAATAAGGTTGTTAGAATCTTGTGGATATGTTTCATAGATACAGTACTTGTTGATAATAGGATTAATTAGACTGATTCTATATTATGCTATTAACCTAAAATAGAGTaactaaatattttgtaattatatctTGTCCTCTATAATGTTAATAGCTTCGATGTGGTCTAAATACACAGAATTCATCAAATGTCTTATTGGTTTCTCTCTTCTTAACAAAGATTATACCAATCACCAAAGTCCATGACTTAGTAAACGATTGacaaaactaaagaaaatcCATCAGTGCAACAAGTATGGCACAGCAATTTAATATACTTAGAAACTTCAGTATGCTTACTTCAGTGCTGTAGTCTTTGTCTTCAAAGCAGTACTGTAAAAATCATGTATCTCCTCAGGAGCCGAAAAGTTTGCAAGGCATGTTTCTAAAGGCACCCTCGGACGCACAATCTCATCAGCATTTCTGTCAGAATAAATATGCTCAGCAGCATTCAAAGAAACTTATGAATGAAATAGTAAGATTTCTGAGCATCTTAACTTACATTTCCTTTCCTTCTGCAAGTCTTTCTTCTTTCAACTTTTGAAAGGATTCTAGCTCTCCTGAAATTTCTCAAACAAAACAAGTATTAGATTTGAGTTGACATCCAGAAGACATCTCAATCCTTAAGGTAAGTCTAGTAACCTAAATACACACCTTTGTTAGTTGCTTCATGTAAGGGGATATTGAGAGAAAGAATGTAATCATTCCTTCTATTATATGTAACTTTTCCAGAAGAACATAAAATTCTGTCTTCAATACCAAATTTGAAACTCCTCGATGGATCCAGTTCAATTTTCCCAGTATTAGCTCGTTCAACTTGATCAATAAAATGTAGGAAAAATTCTAAAGCATCCTAacatcaaattagaatcaagcAGTCAAAAGACGGCAAAATAACATGCAAAACAGTATGTGGCATATTAAACAAAGAACAGCAAAAAAGATTTGAGCATGCCTATCCTATTTAACGTTCATCTCATGTATAAACTGTTCCGTACCAAAAGCCTGGTAACGCAGATAAATCTTACGGGGAAAAATGAACAGACAAATTTAGAACACCATATTGTGACACATTATTAACATTGAAGGAGAGAGTGCTCTCCtatgttttgttcttttcattccattaaataaaaaaccttTCACGACGACTCAACAATAGCTTGGACAATTAGAATAAGAATAGCCTAGATATTTTGAACCAATGTTTTAAATCTTGGATTGCAGAGCATAGCAGCCAACCCGATAGCTGTAGTGGAATGACTGCTATtctgaattttaatatatatatatatatatatatatatatatatatatatatcctattATTCTAATAacctattattgttattattatatatagtatGATATGCTGCATATTTATCTCTACTATATgatcaaataatatataattaataatgcttttcaatattttttatatattcttaaatattaCAAAGTATCTTATAGTTTTACAAAAGTATaactaacactaaaaaaacagcAAAAGAACCATTTCCCCAATTTAAAGACGGTTTTGGGTATGGAAGGGCCCAATTTGGAGTCAGGCACAACACCTTGTCTGacttagaaacaaaaaagaaaaaaaaaacagccaCTATCTCTCAAGCTATCCAACCGACTCCACAGAATTCCAACCAACTTTTCTCAAAAACATTTGTAACCGTAGACAATGGCAAAATTTCCCAAGCAAAGGGACTGAACAACTGGAGAATGACCATACACCACCAAATATGACCAAAAACACACCGCCACGGATGGCAAGACAGGTGACATGGTTTcaggaaaagaaaattagtagCAATTATATCCAGTCTGCTTTAACCTCAAGTTTTTGCCGCTACAGCTACGAGACTAAACTGCGCTGCCAGGGGCTGCCCAGCTACACAATGGCACTATGGCATGCTATTTTCAACCCTGTTTTCAACAGCCTCagtcttcaactgaatattgtGAATTACTGATAAATTTTACCAATTGCTCATAAATCACCAAGACCACAGTGCACAAATGTTGGGCAATAAATGGTGTAGAGAATATAAAGAATTTCCCTAAAAGACAACTAGAATCTAATTTGCCTTCATCTTCAAGAGACATTTTCAAGAGAGgaagaatttatttcatgttaaGATAATGGGAAGTATACTGCAACTTGGAAATTCAAAATAGTACACCATCAGCATGTCAGACTTAATGCTAAATGCATGCACGTATTGTGGTTATTTGAGGGAATTGATGTTTTATCACATTATTCAATCTTCGGGACTCTAAATATGTTTCATTGCCTGTGAATTATGCACCCTAATTGATCTATAAAGGGAACATAAGTGCTTCATTTCTTGTACTTAATTGCATtccttttgttttaaataaacgACCTTTGTAACTTAagtatttacatatttttcagTTAACAGTCAAAAACTCACTTCTTTGCATGAATACATTCACTATTTCAATATAGCAGTCTATCTGATATCTCTTACGGATTTACTCCCTAATAATTGTAAGAAATCAATAACATAATTCAAAGATACATCTGAAGCATTAATGATATTTTTGCTgcatttttaactttattattatcACTGTTTCCAACACATctttgaaaatagaaaacaacGTGAAAACAAAGTGAGTTTATGTTATtaatactgaaaaaaaaaattaattaaaaacagaaaagaatCCCAAATCAGATGGCCGCTTAAGTTTGCATccaaaaattcataaaattatttgacatataaaacagaaaaatatcAAATGCGTATATCATTAATAGATGGTTAGggaaaaaatagttactaaacaTACCTGTTGCCGCGTAGATGAAAATTCAGGATGGCTGGCAGCAATTACAGATTTAAACATGCGTGGACGTATCCCTTCTTGTTTCTAATGTTTGAAGAAAGTAGACATCGGCAGACAGAATAAATGAGCAAAGAAAATGCATCAAGACAAGAAATGTCAAAGCGGATGTGTAAAAACATTATCTGAAACTTCAACCAAAAGGTATAGCAACACAAAAAACCCCATCCTAATTAAATTTCATGCCatgcaaaaaacaaataatcaaGAAAAGGCTAGGAAAGCACTAAACCACATAAACCTggagaaattttgaaaaaataaagaataaatgaacaaacaaacaaacaaacaagtACTCAACCAATTTATGGAAATTCTATTCTGTAATCACTAAGATAAATGTAGAGTAAGGATTTTCAAATCATCGAAGAGCCAGAAAGCTTACAGCAGTTGTAGTTGAAGTTACAGTGTTTTCCTTTTCATCATTCTGTGTGCCAGACAACAGTAACTTATAATTAGCAAAGACTCTAAACAAATTTTTGATTAATATTTACTGAGTTATGGGGGCCTACTTCAAATGCCGGAACAGAATATTTGCCAGAAAGTAAGCCGTGTGCCAATTTAGTCCTgacaataaataaaactataattaaatttctataaattctaatgataattaaataaaaagcaCCTCTGCCATGAAAACCTCCTTTCATATACATTTTCTTACATGTAGGAAACGAAAATTCTCCTATAACTTACAAGTACTATTACACACATTGATTTGTGCACACAAAAATAACCTATCAAATCCATCTTTACCACAGTAAAACTGAATTACAATAAAAGGAAACACCTAAATACACAGTAAAACAAATGCTATCAAAACAATATACCCGCCCCACACCTATTCTGGTTACTGCACGGAATCAGATATCTCTTGTGTGCaactataaatttaaataatgtacactacaacaaatgaaaatttcattttttatgaaatatttcatGAATCAAAAATACAAAtggatataaaaatttatagataTGCATAAGTCATAAGATGCTTGACATGGAATGGGTAGCTGAATTATGTGTTGAAACCCTAAACATAGATCACTTATGATGGATTCGTGTGCTATTGCTAGGTCATCACCCGAATATAATGCATTGGATGACTTGTGTATAATCTTAAATGAGCCAGTACTGCTGTATTGGCAGTGATGACAAGTAGTTTTGGATAAGCTAAGTCCTTTTTCAAACAAATGTATGAAAAAACTTATCCACGAGTGTCTAATTAGGTTTGGAACTTGGAATAGCATCACTTTGACAGGAAGCCTATGGAGGAGGATACTAAAACCAGCTAGCTACTTAGCACTATGATTTGTTAATTTATATACAGAAAAGTGGCTTTAAGCCAAAAAGTCCTACGACTTTGGTTATAAGCTTTTTGTAAACACAAAAtatccaaacatgcatgcaCTTACAGCTGCATATTTAGGTCAACAGTTGGATCGGCAGGAGACATCTCAAATGCCTTCTTTAGACTTTGGCTCAAGTAGTACCTAAGAATGAAACAACAGAAATTGAAGTAAATGCAAACAAGGTTCTAACAGACAGTTGCAAGAAAATGAAAGACATGCACAGACCGTGATATGAAGGATCTTGTTGAAAATACAACTTGCATATTTGCTGCCATATAACAACTGCAAGAAAACAAAATGCAATATAAAAGTGTCAAACTAGTATTTTATGATGAGCAGCAAATAATAGGAACCAACTCTACCTGTTTCCAATATTGACCAACCCTGTATATCCAGGTCCAAAAATTGGATATACTTCTTGTCCACTTTCTTGTATTCGATTCCAAtcaaaattagtattttgatCGAGTTCTCTTTCAGCAGTTGTCATTTCAGTCTGAACATAAGAAAGTGAcatttgaaaaaacaattgagTAAAGTACTATTTAATTAATGGTAAGTACGCTCTTACAATGCCTGTTGGAGTAACAAGACAAAACCTTATTCTCAAGCATCTAATTGAATATTCAACCTCAGCACTACTTATAAACAGCATCCATCAAAAGAAGTATTGCCTCCAAACAGTGGGTGACGttactatttaaattttgttgtttggaatgataaaatatatataatagaaatgtGAAAGGCAAACACAAAACCCAAACACTCATATTTATAGGTATCCTACAGCCAAGTAAATGTTTTACTTGTCTCAAATAGCAAACCCTACATATACAAGTCTCTAATCTCAACATTATAACTAATACTTGTAGAAATTAAGAAAACACTAAACGTCCAACATAGGATATCATTTTAATATGTCTCCATGGACCTATTGTCTACCAAATACATAGGGAAAAAATAATGACTATATAAATACACCATGAAGCTGTAAGATATGACAGAAGTGTCTTTACATCTTGTTGGAGATCTCACATTGACAAGGACTAAggccaaattataatatataagtgaggtgcaatcCTCACCTAACAAGCCAGTTTTGTAGAGTTTAATACATATTCCAAATGAACATGCTCAAGAATGAATTATACAATATGTATGATGCAGCTTTAAGTTTTCATGCAACTTTAAGTTGCTTAATTATCTTTTTGAAAGAATCTTGGTATAATTTCCTTTCGTAAACTCATACATCCAGTTATGCGGTTTATCTTTCAGTTTATTTTTGTATCATTGATTCAGAAACATcaatgtataataaaaaatattatgttatgtAAATGTTCctttatgtaaattttattacTCACTTTGGGAGAGGTCCGATAAAGACCTGACAACAACATACCTAACAAACCTTACTAGGACATGATTTGATACCACATTATAAAGTGAAcataagtctaactcaatcgcAAAACAAGTTAGGATAgtttgcactcacttatatataagataatttGGTCATATCTTTAATTGATATGAGATCTTCAACATATATCTTGATTGTGTGTGCAAAAGTATCTCTAGGAGACGAATAACGAACCTTTTGTAGCGATGAAAAGTCAATGCCAAAAAAAGCCAGATGTTGGGCTAGTTGTGGATCCAAGACACTTTCATCCTCTGGATAGGAGAAAACATCTGAGCTGCCACAATACATTAGCCATAATTAGCACACAGCACAGGAAAAATAACCATCTTATATAGCATAGAGCACACTTAGATTATATGGTTTCAATGATATGTTTAGGCTAACTATATATTTAGGTATAACAATTTCCTTCACAATTACAGACTGCACTCATACAAGTAAGacattgataataataaataacatatattcAGCAAGAAGGCATCACCTGCCGCTTCCAAATCAGCAGTGACAGTCCCAAGCTTTACAGCAAGAGGGTAGCCTGTCTCCCGGTAATGCTCAACAGCATGGTTGTTCCCTCCAGTTCCATCCCAGTTTTTCCTCCCACAAAGTATCATTCCATCAGTCAAGTTTAGCCAAAGATTCTCTGTCTTGTCACATTTAGCACATTTCCACCCAGATGGCGGAATAACAACACCATTGTCAATCTGTTGTAAATTCATTGCATAGGAACTAACTTGTTTTTTATCAGCAGTCCAGGCTGCAAGTTCCTCCTTTCGTTCAGCACCCTCAGCTAGTAAAATAGCATCAACTGCCAACcttacctaaaatatttttgaaaaatctttaagaTGGATAAAATTCCACTTCTCCTTAATCAGTAGAAGGGgaattaaacaaacaaaaaatcaaaagcGGAGAAAATGTACCTTCTCTGGCAATTCCACAGAAGGGAATGGAAGAGAAACATACTCGGGTAATATAACTACACTATGAGTTTCCTCATACTCGGGCTCATTATTATCAAATCCCCCATCAATACCTACAAATTAGTAAGAGGATAAAGTTATGTTACACAAAAACGGAACAGCTTGTCAAAAACTCATTATTGGAACTAATAATGATATAGCCTTCAAAAAACTGCCAAAGTGGTAACTCCACAACCAATACCTAGAATGTTCAAGCTACATACCCCAGTGTGACAAACAAGAATTTATAAATGACAAATACAGAAGTCATGTTTAACAACTGAACAAAGATtgcaaacaaacacaaaatcgTCATAAAGCTAACCAGAGATGCAGGATAACAAAATAAGACCAGGAAGGAAATGTTTCTTTTACTAACGCACCAATAGCCAAGAGGGTAGGTTTCTTAGAAGGTCTGTCTTCTGGAACTAACTTCTTAGTCTGCTTTATATGCAAATAGACAGGATTGCCGGTCTTCTCGTAATTCCAACCAACAAAATCCTTCCCAAAAGCAAGAAAAGTGCACATGTCGATGAACAAACCACCTTCCGACCTCTAAAATTCatcataaacaaaaactaaaaaaaatcagcACCGAGCATCAATTTCCTGCATTGTGAAGCTCTAAACACATTGTAACATACTAAATCATCAATCATTTCCAATTAGAGGAATCCAAAACTATTcacattaacataaaaaattctCAATGCTGCTGTGCTGAATAACGACAAACCACTTCGCATATTCTCATCACTTCCCATGCCGTAACAACTAAAATATCCATAACTTCCagtaagagaaataaaaaacaagtcACATCAGCATTTAAATTCTCAATGCTGAAAACAGCACAAAACCACCAGCGTATTCTCAACACTTCGCCCGCTGTATCAGCAACCACTCAACAATCGTCACAAAAACTAAtgtcaaaaatttcaaacaaaagttAACTAAACAAACGGCGCGGATATCATAAATCACTTAATGCCTTCAAATTCtgaaaagaaaaaccaaattACAACAATCGAAGAGTTAAACGAAGCTGGTTTAAACAACAACTCATCATTTCCAGAAGTATACGAAGGAAAGAAAGCATCACCGGAGTGTCGAAGGACACGCAACATTCGTGCTTGTAGATGCGATTGGTCGGTTCGGGGATCCGTACCCGAGCGAGATTGGAGCGGAGCAAATCCAAGGGTTCGATTGTCATCGCGACGGAGACACCGGAAAACCCTCGCGCGGAACaacaagaaatgaaaaaaagaaaacgcgatatgagaaagagagagaaatagaGAAAGAATCGAGTCTTTCTCAAGTCATTCCACGAAGCAAATGTAGTCTCACTCACTAGGTGGCTTTGCTTCAATACAGTgtaactttcttgtttttaattcgGCTGCaatgcaaataaaatttcaaaagcgGACCGGGTTGATCCGGTGGTAGAACTCTAGAGGTACAACAGTTTTTcatatagttaaaaaataattactataataaaattaattaaaaaatgttagtacaattaatattaaaattataagtagggatgtcaacaaaTTTCGTACCGCAAatatccgtggataaaacccgcaacggataGGAAATAGATACCCGTGAGTAACGGGTACAGgtatttttaatacccgcaTATTAGCGGGacgggtatgggtatcatagtatttgtaCCCGTGTCCGATATACTTtaacttaaattaaaagaaataaaaaaaaatacattattaaaatattaacatattgattttgaatgagctatgttgactttgtttaaaatttatgaatgttatgtattgtattttatttgaatttacgattaaaatatgttgttaaacttatatttttattttttttgtaaataattgcaggtacccgtggatattaataaattatgcgggtacccgcataacggataccctacggatatgggtacgggtacggggtgTAAGCCCCTTTTCTTCTCTGTCTTAAAACGTTGGGCCTAATCTTATTAAAGGGCCCAAGTCAGCCCATAAAGGAGCCCCAAAACCCCACACTCAACACCTCACTCTCACCTTAGTCTCATTTTTAACTTTCTGCTACAAAGAGCTCTGGTAGGGTTTGAGTGAGCTCCTTCCTTCCTCCAAGCTCGATGAGCGTTTCCCTCCATGTAAGTTGAGATCCAACTTTcgtctttctcttcttctttttttcagtCCTTATGCTCTGACTCAACAATGGGTTCTTTCCAGAATCTCACCTTCGTGCTAGTGTTCCTTTCTTTTCAGTTTCTGGTGTTCTTGGAGTTGTGGTGCCCTTCCGCTAGTGTCTAAACCTCCCTCACAATAGCTTTTtattaaggtaagggaagctagaactcaaagattttcaaactgtTTGCTTGGTTTTCGATTTAGATTGAGTGTGAAATGTATTGGATTTGTGTTGTGTGCTCtagaaattattgattttttgcTTTGGACTATGTTGGCTAGGGATGCCAACGAAGCGGGACGGGCACATGTTTCGTtatcccatactcatccccgtaaaaataattcatcctcatccccatacccaaacccaacaggtatcaaacttttgtcctatcctcatccccaccgagtaacgggtataatgggtataatctcgtacccatacccatactcattttcttactacttcaatattaattttaattgatttttataaaaaaaatttgataaaggaaacataatattatcaaatattcaata encodes the following:
- the LOC114169641 gene encoding ubiquitin carboxyl-terminal hydrolase 14, translating into MTIEPLDLLRSNLARVRIPEPTNRIYKHECCVSFDTPRSEGGLFIDMCTFLAFGKDFVGWNYEKTGNPVYLHIKQTKKLVPEDRPSKKPTLLAIGIDGGFDNNEPEYEETHSVVILPEYVSLPFPSVELPEKVRLAVDAILLAEGAERKEELAAWTADKKQVSSYAMNLQQIDNGVVIPPSGWKCAKCDKTENLWLNLTDGMILCGRKNWDGTGGNNHAVEHYRETGYPLAVKLGTVTADLEAADVFSYPEDESVLDPQLAQHLAFFGIDFSSLQKTEMTTAERELDQNTNFDWNRIQESGQEVYPIFGPGYTGLVNIGNSCYMAANMQVVFSTRSFISRYYLSQSLKKAFEMSPADPTVDLNMQLTKLAHGLLSGKYSVPAFENDEKENTVTSTTTAKQEGIRPRMFKSVIAASHPEFSSTRQQDALEFFLHFIDQVERANTGKIELDPSRSFKFGIEDRILCSSGKVTYNRRNDYILSLNIPLHEATNKGELESFQKLKEERLAEGKEINADEIVRPRVPLETCLANFSAPEEIHDFYSTALKTKTTALKTAGLTSFPDYLVLHMRRFVMEAGWVPKKLDVYIDVPDIIDISHMRSKGHQPGEELLPDGVPDEEDSNKMWANEEIVAQLVSMGFNPLHCQKAAINTSNVGVEEAMNWLLSHMDDPDIDLPISKGHGSKTSTIVDQSKVDTLISFGFQEEIARKALEASGGDIEKATDWIFNNPNASVSSMDATPSNAASTSNDVDLPDGGGKYRLIGIVSHSGTSTLCGHYVAHVLKDGRWVIFNDNKVGASINPPKEMGYLYFFERL